A window from Larimichthys crocea isolate SSNF chromosome XXIII, L_crocea_2.0, whole genome shotgun sequence encodes these proteins:
- the tnk2a gene encoding activated CDC42 kinase 1 isoform X1 has product MGESYMYQRLPYTRGEEEGEEEDEEERDGRIRESVGAQMMQCEEGTEWLLELLTDVQLQQYFLRIRDDLNVTRLSHFDYVKNEDLEKIGMGRPGQRRLWEAVKRRRALYKRKSWMSKVFPVKRPDTDLQQQPQGASSSIGPATSESAASLTCLIRESELQLFERLGDGTFGVVRRGEWTGPNGRVLSVAVKCLKASVLDSDGLDDFIREVNAMHSLSHQNLIRLYGIVLTQPMKMVAELAPLGSLLDRLRKRQGHILISSLCNYAVQVACGMAYLEQKRFLHRDLAARNVLLSTNDTVKIGDFGLMRALPTHTDQYVMEEGHKIPFPWCAPESLKSRTFSHASDTWMFGVTLWEMFTHGQEPWLGLNGSQILHKVDVEAERLCKPDDCPQDIYNVMLQCWSPKPEDRPTFVALRDFLLETMPTDMRALQDFEEEDKLQIKMNDVITIIEGRAEHYWWRGQNRGTLRVGQFPRHVVTSVAGLSAHDISRPLKHSFIHTGHGDTDPHRSWGHADRIDSLYLGNPMDPPDVLGMDSGIARPTKLPNRAKKQPPPRPPQPAVLLKKPFYDSVMDDYDDDDDTSTSSGLKRLGVSLGLKLRPWEGSGVRAAKSEVSLIDFTDDSFSSTTPSPLTERQDEDTLKDTPSILDWPLPQPSYDEVTAELDDQSEDQEVRSINKGFAEETAVTPSGSMAGRSESQSADLFQELQREVMVKLQVPMATGRSLPSSPLPMPLAPLGPHRQIYLPPPSPSSTSAASFSSCFEDRPVLPPRSPVPPMRPSKHNLSSRPAHPQARSSSISLGDQEDTPPQIPPRDHAFSQPGSRSSSPLPLVPPLSSSPVALPPPPLSVSPRRASGLLGPLLSSNSSTSSLPQVTSNSTRGSSYSSSSLLEPLTFREGRGLSSLIDSSQSSAPAPLPDRPAFLERYGAANMAAVKPMMQKPGGAKPNSSYNNNNGRTAAPSMQQEQSITQVQGAVHGVTLEECQAALQSHSWSIPQAINHLKRLLYCRWSSCFAWACGREPSVKSFCSAASGTWKSPARSCWTRTDHIET; this is encoded by the exons ATGGGGGAGAGCTATATGTATCAGCGACTCCCTTACAccagaggtgaggaggagggggaggaggaggatgaagaggagagagacgggaGGATCAGAGAAAGTGTCGGGGCACAAATG ATGCAGTGTGAGGAGGGCACAGAgtggctgctggagctgctgacagatgtgcagctgcagcagtactTCCTGCGGATCCGGGACGATCTCAACGTCACGCGACTCTCCCACTTCGACTACGTTAAGAATGAAGACCTGGAGAAGATCGGCATGGGACGCCCGG GTCAGAGGAGGCTTTGGGAGGCAGTCAAGAGGAGGAGAGCCCTTTATAAACGCAAATCCTGGATGAGCAAG GTGTTTCCAGTGAAACGACCCGACACGGACCTACAGCAGCAACCTCAGGGGGCGTCGTCCAGCATCGGCCCGGCCACGAGCGAGTCGGCGGCCTCGCTCACCTGCCTGATCAGAGAGTcggagctgcagctgtttgagcGACTCGGGGACGGCACGTTCGGGGTGGTGCGGAGAGGAGAGTGGACCGGACCCAACGGCAGAGTG ctgtcaGTGGCGGTGAAGTGTCTGAAGGCAAGTGTGTTGGACTCAGACGGCCTGGACGATTTCATCAGAGAGGTGAACGCCATGCATTCACTGAGCCACCAGAACCTCATCCGCCTGTACGGCATCGTCCTCACACAGCCCATGAAGatg gTGGCTGAGCTGGCCCCTCTGGGTTCCCTGTTGGATCGTCTGAGAAAGCGTCAGGGTCAcatcctcatctcctctctgtgtaACTACGCAGTGCAG gtgGCGTGTGGCATGGCCTACCTGGAGCAGAAGCGTTTCCTCCACAGAGACCTGGCTGCCCGCAACGTCCTGCTGTCCACCAATGACACGGTGAAGATCGGAGACTTTGGCCTGATGAGGGCGCTGCCGACGCACACCGATCAATACGTCATGGAGGAGGGCCACAAAATCCCTTTCCCATG GTGTGCTCCGGAGTCTCTGAAGTCTCGTACTTTCTCTCATGCGTCTGACACCTGGATGTTCGGGGTCACTCTGTGGGAGATGTTCACCCACGGACAGGAGCCGTGGCTGGGCCTTAATGGGAGCCAG aTCCTCCACAAGGTGGACGTGGAGGCCGAGAGGTTGTGCAAACCAGACGACTGTCCTCAAGATATATACAACGTCATGCTGCAGTGCTGGAGCCCGAAACCTGAGGACAGACCGACGTTTGTCGCCCTCAGAGACTTCCTGCTCGAG ACTATGCCTACAGACATGAGAGCGCTGCAGGACTTTGAGGAGGAAGACAAGCTCCAGATTAAGATGAACGACGTCATCACCATCATAGAGGGAAG ggcgGAGCACTACTGGTGGCGAGGTCAGAACAGGGGGACGCTGCGCGTCGGGCAGTTTCCACGTCACGTGGTGACATCGGTCGCTGGTCTGTCCGCTCACGACATCAGCCGACCGCTCAAACACTCCTTTATCCACACTGGACACGGAGACACGGACCCTCACAGGAGCTGGGGACACGCAGATCGTATAGACAG TCTGTATCTGGGGAACCCCATGGACCCTCCTGATGTTCTTGGAATGGATTCAGGCATTGCAAGGCCGACCAAACTTCCCAACCGTGCCAAGA AGCAACCTCCTCCTCGTCCACCTCAACCTGCCGTTCTGCTGAAGA AGCCGTTCTATGACTCTGTGATGGACGAttacgacgacgacgacgacaccAGCACTTCGTCCGGGCTGAAGAGGCTGGGAGTGTCCCTGGGTCTGAAGCTTCGGCCGTGGGAGGGTTCCGGCGTGCGTGCGGCCAAAAGCGAGGTGTCGCTCATCGACTTCACCGACGACAGCTTCAGCTCGACCACGCCCTCGCCGCTCACCGAGAGGCAGGACGAGGACACGCTGAAG GACACTCCATCCATCCTGGACTGGCCTCTCCCTCAGCCGTCTTACGACGAGGTTACCGCGGAGCTCGACGACCAATCGGAGGACCAGGAGGTGCGGTCTATCAACAAGGGATTCGCTGAAGAGACCGCGGTCACGCCCAGCGGCTCTATGGCAGGCAGGAGCGAGTCGCAGTCAGCTGACCTCTTCCAAGAACTACAGCGAGAG GTGATGGTGAAGCTCCAGGTTCCCATGGCAACAGGCCGCTCTCTCCCATCCTCACCCCTGCCCATGCCTCTAGCTCCTCTGGGTCCACACCGCCAGATCTActtgcctcctccctccccctcctccacctccgccgcttccttctcctcctgcttcgAGGACCGGCCGGTGCTGCCTCCCCGCAGCCCCGTCCCACCGATGCGTCCCTCCAAACACAACCTCTCCTCCCGCCCCGCCCACCCGCAGGCGCGCTCCAGCTCCATCTCCCTGGGCGACCAGGAAGACACACCTCCTCAGATCCCACCCAGAGACCACGCCTTCTCCCAACCGGgctcccgctcctcctcccccctcccgcTGGTAcctccgctctcctcctcccccgtggccttgcctcctcctccgctctcCGTGTCCCCACGCCGGGCGTCCGGACTCCTGGGTCCACTCCTGTCGTCCAACTCGTCCACCTCCTCACTGCCTCAAGTCACCTCAAATTCCACACGTGGTTCCTCCTACTCATCCAGCTCCTTACTGGAGCCTCTCACCTTTCGTGAGGGGCGTGGACTTTCCTCACTGATCGACAGCTCTCAGAGCTCTGCTCCCGCCCCGCTGCCAGATCGGCCAGCTTTTCTGGAAAG ATACGGAGCAGCCAATATGGCAGCAGTCAAACCCATGATGCAGAAGCCCGGCGGAGCCAAACCCAACTCGtcctacaacaacaacaacgggcGAACTGCAGCTCCCAGCATGCAACAAGAGCAGAGCATCACACAG GTCCAGGGAGCAGTACACGGTGTCACCCTGGAGGAGTGTCAGGCAGCTCTGCAGAGTCACAGCTGGAGCATCCCTCAGGCCATAAATCATTTGAAG CGTCTGTTGTATTGTAGGTGGAGCAGTTGTTTCGCCTGGGCCTGCGGTCGAGAGCCGAGTGTGAAGAGCTTCTGCAGCGCTGCCAGTGGAACCTGGAAGAGTCCAGCACGCTCATGCTGGACACGTACGGACCACATCGAAACTT
- the tnk2a gene encoding activated CDC42 kinase 1 isoform X2: MGESYMYQRLPYTRGEEEGEEEDEEERDGRIRESVGAQMMQCEEGTEWLLELLTDVQLQQYFLRIRDDLNVTRLSHFDYVKNEDLEKIGMGRPGQRRLWEAVKRRRALYKRKSWMSKVFPVKRPDTDLQQQPQGASSSIGPATSESAASLTCLIRESELQLFERLGDGTFGVVRRGEWTGPNGRVLSVAVKCLKASVLDSDGLDDFIREVNAMHSLSHQNLIRLYGIVLTQPMKMVAELAPLGSLLDRLRKRQGHILISSLCNYAVQVACGMAYLEQKRFLHRDLAARNVLLSTNDTVKIGDFGLMRALPTHTDQYVMEEGHKIPFPWCAPESLKSRTFSHASDTWMFGVTLWEMFTHGQEPWLGLNGSQILHKVDVEAERLCKPDDCPQDIYNVMLQCWSPKPEDRPTFVALRDFLLETMPTDMRALQDFEEEDKLQIKMNDVITIIEGRAEHYWWRGQNRGTLRVGQFPRHVVTSVAGLSAHDISRPLKHSFIHTGHGDTDPHRSWGHADRIDSLYLGNPMDPPDVLGMDSGIARPTKLPNRAKKQPPPRPPQPAVLLKKPFYDSVMDDYDDDDDTSTSSGLKRLGVSLGLKLRPWEGSGVRAAKSEVSLIDFTDDSFSSTTPSPLTERQDEDTLKDTPSILDWPLPQPSYDEVTAELDDQSEDQEVRSINKGFAEETAVTPSGSMAGRSESQSADLFQELQREVMVKLQVPMATGRSLPSSPLPMPLAPLGPHRQIYLPPPSPSSTSAASFSSCFEDRPVLPPRSPVPPMRPSKHNLSSRPAHPQARSSSISLGDQEDTPPQIPPRDHAFSQPGSRSSSPLPLVPPLSSSPVALPPPPLSVSPRRASGLLGPLLSSNSSTSSLPQVTSNSTRGSSYSSSSLLEPLTFREGRGLSSLIDSSQSSAPAPLPDRPAFLERYGAANMAAVKPMMQKPGGAKPNSSYNNNNGRTAAPSMQQEQSITQVQGAVHGVTLEECQAALQSHSWSIPQAINHLKVEQLFRLGLRSRAECEELLQRCQWNLEESSTLMLDTYGPHRNLK, from the exons ATGGGGGAGAGCTATATGTATCAGCGACTCCCTTACAccagaggtgaggaggagggggaggaggaggatgaagaggagagagacgggaGGATCAGAGAAAGTGTCGGGGCACAAATG ATGCAGTGTGAGGAGGGCACAGAgtggctgctggagctgctgacagatgtgcagctgcagcagtactTCCTGCGGATCCGGGACGATCTCAACGTCACGCGACTCTCCCACTTCGACTACGTTAAGAATGAAGACCTGGAGAAGATCGGCATGGGACGCCCGG GTCAGAGGAGGCTTTGGGAGGCAGTCAAGAGGAGGAGAGCCCTTTATAAACGCAAATCCTGGATGAGCAAG GTGTTTCCAGTGAAACGACCCGACACGGACCTACAGCAGCAACCTCAGGGGGCGTCGTCCAGCATCGGCCCGGCCACGAGCGAGTCGGCGGCCTCGCTCACCTGCCTGATCAGAGAGTcggagctgcagctgtttgagcGACTCGGGGACGGCACGTTCGGGGTGGTGCGGAGAGGAGAGTGGACCGGACCCAACGGCAGAGTG ctgtcaGTGGCGGTGAAGTGTCTGAAGGCAAGTGTGTTGGACTCAGACGGCCTGGACGATTTCATCAGAGAGGTGAACGCCATGCATTCACTGAGCCACCAGAACCTCATCCGCCTGTACGGCATCGTCCTCACACAGCCCATGAAGatg gTGGCTGAGCTGGCCCCTCTGGGTTCCCTGTTGGATCGTCTGAGAAAGCGTCAGGGTCAcatcctcatctcctctctgtgtaACTACGCAGTGCAG gtgGCGTGTGGCATGGCCTACCTGGAGCAGAAGCGTTTCCTCCACAGAGACCTGGCTGCCCGCAACGTCCTGCTGTCCACCAATGACACGGTGAAGATCGGAGACTTTGGCCTGATGAGGGCGCTGCCGACGCACACCGATCAATACGTCATGGAGGAGGGCCACAAAATCCCTTTCCCATG GTGTGCTCCGGAGTCTCTGAAGTCTCGTACTTTCTCTCATGCGTCTGACACCTGGATGTTCGGGGTCACTCTGTGGGAGATGTTCACCCACGGACAGGAGCCGTGGCTGGGCCTTAATGGGAGCCAG aTCCTCCACAAGGTGGACGTGGAGGCCGAGAGGTTGTGCAAACCAGACGACTGTCCTCAAGATATATACAACGTCATGCTGCAGTGCTGGAGCCCGAAACCTGAGGACAGACCGACGTTTGTCGCCCTCAGAGACTTCCTGCTCGAG ACTATGCCTACAGACATGAGAGCGCTGCAGGACTTTGAGGAGGAAGACAAGCTCCAGATTAAGATGAACGACGTCATCACCATCATAGAGGGAAG ggcgGAGCACTACTGGTGGCGAGGTCAGAACAGGGGGACGCTGCGCGTCGGGCAGTTTCCACGTCACGTGGTGACATCGGTCGCTGGTCTGTCCGCTCACGACATCAGCCGACCGCTCAAACACTCCTTTATCCACACTGGACACGGAGACACGGACCCTCACAGGAGCTGGGGACACGCAGATCGTATAGACAG TCTGTATCTGGGGAACCCCATGGACCCTCCTGATGTTCTTGGAATGGATTCAGGCATTGCAAGGCCGACCAAACTTCCCAACCGTGCCAAGA AGCAACCTCCTCCTCGTCCACCTCAACCTGCCGTTCTGCTGAAGA AGCCGTTCTATGACTCTGTGATGGACGAttacgacgacgacgacgacaccAGCACTTCGTCCGGGCTGAAGAGGCTGGGAGTGTCCCTGGGTCTGAAGCTTCGGCCGTGGGAGGGTTCCGGCGTGCGTGCGGCCAAAAGCGAGGTGTCGCTCATCGACTTCACCGACGACAGCTTCAGCTCGACCACGCCCTCGCCGCTCACCGAGAGGCAGGACGAGGACACGCTGAAG GACACTCCATCCATCCTGGACTGGCCTCTCCCTCAGCCGTCTTACGACGAGGTTACCGCGGAGCTCGACGACCAATCGGAGGACCAGGAGGTGCGGTCTATCAACAAGGGATTCGCTGAAGAGACCGCGGTCACGCCCAGCGGCTCTATGGCAGGCAGGAGCGAGTCGCAGTCAGCTGACCTCTTCCAAGAACTACAGCGAGAG GTGATGGTGAAGCTCCAGGTTCCCATGGCAACAGGCCGCTCTCTCCCATCCTCACCCCTGCCCATGCCTCTAGCTCCTCTGGGTCCACACCGCCAGATCTActtgcctcctccctccccctcctccacctccgccgcttccttctcctcctgcttcgAGGACCGGCCGGTGCTGCCTCCCCGCAGCCCCGTCCCACCGATGCGTCCCTCCAAACACAACCTCTCCTCCCGCCCCGCCCACCCGCAGGCGCGCTCCAGCTCCATCTCCCTGGGCGACCAGGAAGACACACCTCCTCAGATCCCACCCAGAGACCACGCCTTCTCCCAACCGGgctcccgctcctcctcccccctcccgcTGGTAcctccgctctcctcctcccccgtggccttgcctcctcctccgctctcCGTGTCCCCACGCCGGGCGTCCGGACTCCTGGGTCCACTCCTGTCGTCCAACTCGTCCACCTCCTCACTGCCTCAAGTCACCTCAAATTCCACACGTGGTTCCTCCTACTCATCCAGCTCCTTACTGGAGCCTCTCACCTTTCGTGAGGGGCGTGGACTTTCCTCACTGATCGACAGCTCTCAGAGCTCTGCTCCCGCCCCGCTGCCAGATCGGCCAGCTTTTCTGGAAAG ATACGGAGCAGCCAATATGGCAGCAGTCAAACCCATGATGCAGAAGCCCGGCGGAGCCAAACCCAACTCGtcctacaacaacaacaacgggcGAACTGCAGCTCCCAGCATGCAACAAGAGCAGAGCATCACACAG GTCCAGGGAGCAGTACACGGTGTCACCCTGGAGGAGTGTCAGGCAGCTCTGCAGAGTCACAGCTGGAGCATCCCTCAGGCCATAAATCATTTGAAG GTGGAGCAGTTGTTTCGCCTGGGCCTGCGGTCGAGAGCCGAGTGTGAAGAGCTTCTGCAGCGCTGCCAGTGGAACCTGGAAGAGTCCAGCACGCTCATGCTGGACACGTACGGACCACATCGAAACTT